One Natronomonas gomsonensis genomic window, CCCATCCGAGAGACCGGTGTCGAGGGGGCGGTACCGCTCGTGCCGACCAACGGCGGTCGCGTCCCGAGCGCGACGGAGGTCGTCGTCGAGGCGACCGTCGCCGATTCCCAGCCCGATTTCGAACCCGACCGGCGGGAGGCCTGGGAGCATGCCGTCGCGGGAGCATCACTCGCTCTCGATGTGACCCGCGTCGTCGCGACCGACGACCCGGTCGTCCCCATTTCGCCGGTCGGACAGCCGATGGCGGACGACCTCCAGTTGACCGGGCTGACGACGGCGGCCCACCTCTATCATCGCGTCAACAACTACTGGGGCATCTCCCCGGTCGAGTGGCTCCTGCTCCCGCCGTCGACGGAACTCGGGGTCTGTTTCGTGGCAAGCGACGTACTTTACGCCGGCTTCGAGTGGCAACTCGCCAACATCCTGTTTTCCTTCTCGTCGCTGTTCGATACGGTCGTCATCGTCGACGACGACGTCCCATCGTGGGATTTCGGCCGCGTGTTGAGCGATATCTGGGTGAAGGCCCACCCCTCTCGGGACTGGCTTTTCAGCGAACCGGACGCGCCTGCGGCGAAACGCCCCAACTACCGACAGGACGGGACGACCGGTGCCAGACTGTACGTGGACGCGACGTGGGACCCCCGTTGGGACGACTCCTATCTCGCCCCGCGGGTCACATTCGGGAAGTCCTTCCCCGAATCGGTTCGTGAACTGGCCCGGGAGTTCTGGTCGGCCCGAGGGTTGGAACCGGCCGACTGCGACCCGATAG contains:
- a CDS encoding UbiD family decarboxylase domain-containing protein; this encodes MIPFADYLRGLRRDDDLVAITDGQRDDVPVDVLAAEALDGNGPALRFERDDGVDLASGVFSGPDQMHCRESAPWSRLSLGLGLDVEAPLVDLLDTVVCLGPTGTPEKTTYTPQAASRTLEDLQALSFPRGVDDTWPVISLGVASITTDDGTHWAPVYGVVVSTDTLRVRVPASLASLSDDGDTVAIALGVPPAAITAAYLLAVADRVETPIRETGVEGAVPLVPTNGGRVPSATEVVVEATVADSQPDFEPDRREAWEHAVAGASLALDVTRVVATDDPVVPISPVGQPMADDLQLTGLTTAAHLYHRVNNYWGISPVEWLLLPPSTELGVCFVASDVLYAGFEWQLANILFSFSSLFDTVVIVDDDVPSWDFGRVLSDIWVKAHPSRDWLFSEPDAPAAKRPNYRQDGTTGARLYVDATWDPRWDDSYLAPRVTFGKSFPESVRELAREFWSARGLEPADCDPIADDLDGDSTG